A window of the Desulforapulum autotrophicum HRM2 genome harbors these coding sequences:
- a CDS encoding IS110 family RNA-guided transposase, which yields MTKRSNSTLIQIVHPICCGLDVHKDKISACLITLNNAGGEHHEIREFSTFTHDLQEMKKWLLDNNCPIIAMESTGVYWHPVYNTIEDKIEVVLVNARHIKNVPGRKTDICDSKWLAGLLRHGLVRGSFIPPGNVREWRELSRLRKTYTESLADYKRRVHKLFITANIKIDSIVSDLFGLTGTNLINLLCNNSELSLEKVQECTKGGLKKKTQELHKSLNGYFKDHHRFQLVEMMEIINIFKKMIEQVNTRLESLTREHKDLLERLDEIPGVDKKSAQSIIGEVGVTLNEFKTMSAFVSWAGLCPGNNESAGKRKSGRNAVRNHPFKTILVQVAWAAIKKKGSYYKAKYYKLKSRRGARKAIVAIAHRIAKAIYSIIKNADTYKDLGEEYLSKPNKQRVLKNLAKKADELGMKLVPCGN from the coding sequence ATGACCAAGAGATCAAATAGCACATTAATCCAAATCGTTCACCCTATTTGTTGTGGTTTGGATGTTCATAAAGACAAAATTTCAGCTTGTTTAATCACTTTGAATAATGCAGGAGGTGAGCACCATGAGATTCGAGAGTTTTCAACATTCACTCACGATCTGCAAGAAATGAAAAAATGGCTGCTTGATAATAATTGCCCAATTATAGCAATGGAAAGTACCGGGGTATACTGGCATCCGGTTTATAATACCATTGAAGATAAAATTGAAGTCGTTTTGGTGAATGCCAGACATATTAAAAACGTTCCTGGCCGAAAAACTGATATCTGTGACAGCAAGTGGCTTGCCGGACTGCTTCGACACGGTTTAGTAAGAGGTAGTTTCATCCCTCCGGGGAATGTCCGGGAATGGCGAGAATTAAGCCGATTGAGAAAAACATACACCGAATCCCTTGCCGATTATAAAAGACGTGTTCACAAGCTGTTCATTACTGCAAATATAAAAATTGATTCAATAGTTTCGGATTTGTTTGGTTTGACAGGCACGAACCTGATCAATTTATTATGCAATAATAGTGAACTAAGCTTGGAAAAGGTCCAGGAGTGCACCAAAGGCGGCCTTAAGAAAAAAACGCAGGAACTGCATAAAAGCCTTAATGGATATTTCAAAGATCACCATCGTTTTCAACTTGTTGAGATGATGGAAATTATCAATATTTTTAAAAAAATGATTGAACAAGTTAATACTCGATTGGAATCTCTTACACGTGAGCACAAAGATTTATTGGAGCGTTTAGACGAAATTCCAGGTGTTGATAAAAAATCGGCACAATCCATTATAGGAGAAGTCGGGGTTACGCTAAATGAATTCAAAACTATGTCAGCATTTGTTTCATGGGCAGGCCTGTGCCCCGGGAATAATGAAAGTGCAGGAAAACGGAAAAGTGGCAGAAATGCAGTTAGAAATCATCCATTCAAAACGATTTTAGTCCAGGTTGCATGGGCAGCAATCAAGAAAAAAGGCTCTTATTACAAGGCCAAATATTACAAACTGAAATCCAGGAGAGGTGCCAGAAAGGCCATTGTTGCTATAGCCCATAGAATTGCAAAAGCCATTTACAGCATCATTAAAAATGCAGACACGTATAAAGATCTTGGCGAAGAGTACCTGAGCAAGCCCAACAAGCAAAGAGTATTAAAAAATTTAGCAAAAAAGGCTGATGAATTAGGCATGAAACTTGTGCCTTGTGGAAATTAA
- a CDS encoding MarR family winged helix-turn-helix transcriptional regulator, which produces MEQNRTDSLPEMKAFLPKFKAFLPEQDVEFMMKFADTMLMLHRVVVVSDAYFQRMGTAKGRVLILTRLLLSDASSGDSISDLRPFYPISYAAMSGVLDTLEKDGMVERCANPEDRRRVNIRLSEKGRKFIIDFLPTHVENVKKISSGLQEDEVAQMFGSLEKIIGGFERLAQSLPEKNSTASGGGKADEEK; this is translated from the coding sequence ATGGAACAAAACAGAACAGATAGCCTGCCGGAAATGAAAGCTTTTCTTCCAAAATTTAAGGCGTTTTTGCCCGAGCAGGATGTTGAATTCATGATGAAATTTGCCGATACGATGCTAATGCTGCACCGGGTTGTTGTGGTGAGTGATGCCTATTTTCAGAGAATGGGTACTGCAAAGGGGCGGGTTCTGATTCTGACCCGGCTTCTTCTGTCAGACGCGTCAAGTGGAGATAGTATTTCCGACCTGCGGCCGTTTTATCCAATCTCCTACGCGGCCATGTCTGGAGTGCTGGATACCCTGGAAAAGGACGGCATGGTTGAGCGGTGTGCCAATCCTGAAGACAGACGCAGGGTAAATATTCGGCTTTCTGAAAAAGGGCGAAAATTTATCATTGATTTTCTTCCCACCCATGTGGAAAACGTCAAAAAAATCAGTTCAGGATTACAGGAGGATGAGGTTGCACAAATGTTTGGCTCCTTGGAAAAAATTATTGGTGGGTTTGAACGGCTTGCCCAGTCCCTGCCGGAAAAGAACAGCACTGCAAGTGGGGGAGGAAAGGCAGATGAGGAAAAATAG
- a CDS encoding efflux transporter outer membrane subunit: MRKNRPGWSMLLMLLPVLLFVGGCSVVGPDYQTPDLTKAHGAGWLGQPGAGERTSFSMDAPVARWWEQFDDPELTRLVGEVVEANLDLSKARERIVEAGLRRRLTGADRMPYVNLDGKIVQAGTGEKAVNREGPSPGEEATLFSAGGFSGWELDLWGRVARLVEAANRSYEAELETYRYVSVSLTAELVLAYIDVRTLEERLGALEKNIELLTKSLELVELRYRTGTSTELEVKQIRRQLNQTRALGPELRRARSVAANTIAILRGQVPAENHLAEGTHMHVPEMMGIGLPVDLLTRRADVRRLERQYAAAVAMIGSAKADKYPRLSITGSIYFQTDDLGILFQPESIVYSLGPRLSFPLFDAGKLQTKVEIRGSQAEQARLELEKTLLTAVGEVENSVVGIVHNQERVGFLGAALENAIRSVRLADQLYRIGLGSLFELIDAQREQIKVQDELILAKQFELGEIVRLYRALGGGWDVPGRKIVKKRTQGEERNE, translated from the coding sequence ATGAGGAAAAATAGACCGGGCTGGTCCATGCTGCTCATGTTGTTGCCGGTCCTGCTTTTTGTGGGCGGCTGTTCCGTGGTGGGTCCTGATTACCAGACACCTGACCTGACAAAGGCACATGGTGCGGGATGGCTTGGCCAACCAGGGGCTGGAGAGCGTACTTCATTTTCCATGGACGCACCCGTTGCAAGGTGGTGGGAACAGTTTGATGATCCTGAGCTTACAAGGCTTGTGGGTGAAGTGGTTGAGGCAAATCTTGATCTTTCCAAAGCCAGGGAACGCATTGTGGAAGCGGGGCTCAGGCGCCGTCTGACGGGTGCAGATCGTATGCCCTACGTTAATCTTGATGGAAAAATTGTCCAGGCCGGGACTGGTGAAAAAGCGGTGAATCGTGAGGGCCCGTCCCCCGGCGAAGAAGCAACCCTTTTTTCCGCCGGTGGTTTTTCCGGGTGGGAACTGGATCTCTGGGGGCGGGTTGCAAGACTTGTGGAGGCTGCGAATCGCAGCTACGAAGCAGAGCTTGAAACCTATCGTTATGTCTCTGTTTCCCTTACTGCTGAACTGGTTCTTGCCTATATTGATGTACGTACCCTTGAGGAGCGGCTGGGGGCGCTTGAAAAAAATATTGAACTGTTGACTAAATCCCTTGAGTTGGTGGAACTCAGATATCGAACGGGAACATCCACTGAACTTGAAGTAAAACAGATCCGGCGCCAGTTGAATCAAACCCGTGCCCTGGGTCCTGAATTGCGCCGGGCACGATCCGTTGCTGCAAACACGATAGCCATTCTTCGGGGTCAGGTGCCGGCTGAAAATCATCTTGCAGAAGGAACACATATGCATGTGCCGGAGATGATGGGGATTGGACTTCCAGTGGATCTTTTGACAAGGCGTGCAGATGTACGCCGGTTGGAAAGGCAGTATGCAGCAGCAGTAGCCATGATTGGTTCGGCAAAGGCGGACAAATATCCGCGGTTATCCATTACCGGCTCCATCTATTTTCAGACCGACGACCTGGGTATTCTGTTCCAGCCCGAATCCATTGTTTATTCCCTGGGACCAAGGCTTTCCTTTCCGTTGTTTGACGCAGGTAAGCTGCAGACCAAGGTTGAAATTCGTGGGTCCCAGGCGGAGCAGGCCCGTTTGGAATTGGAAAAGACCCTGTTGACTGCTGTTGGTGAGGTTGAAAATAGTGTTGTTGGCATCGTTCATAATCAGGAACGAGTCGGTTTCCTGGGGGCTGCCCTGGAGAATGCGATTCGTTCAGTGAGGTTGGCTGATCAGCTTTACCGGATTGGACTTGGCAGCCTTTTTGAGCTGATTGATGCCCAGCGTGAACAGATAAAAGTCCAGGACGAACTGATTCTGGCAAAGCAGTTTGAGCTTGGTGAGATTGTAAGACTGTACCGTGCCCTTGGCGGTGGATGGGATGTTCCTGGTCGAAAAATTGTAAAGAAGAGAACACAGGGAGAAGAGCGTAATGAATAA
- a CDS encoding efflux RND transporter periplasmic adaptor subunit yields MNKGLRVIILLLILGVAGGVYYWKYKSVEAPSDNTVTLYGNIDLRTVQLSFNEQELVREILVDEGAMVEKGQLLAMLRDKRLLAQLQEAKSMVEAQDQVLRLLVNGTRPQEIARIEAQLEAAQVKVANGERLAKRLKVTSETGASTIQDLDNAVAELDVARAEFNVVKETLALAREGFRSEKIAEARAVLKAQQAKVMLLQERLKDTFLYAPAPGIIESRIMEPGELAAPGRTVLSLALMAPKWVRAYLAEPDLGFVAQGMEAMVHSDSFSEAFKGKVGFISSSAEFTPKSIQTTELRTQLVYEIRIWLDDPDNRFRLGMPVTVVLKKRGSTNADTRVKPETRANQG; encoded by the coding sequence ATGAATAAAGGTCTACGGGTAATAATTCTGCTGCTGATCCTCGGAGTGGCTGGAGGCGTCTACTACTGGAAATATAAATCTGTGGAGGCGCCGTCCGATAATACGGTTACTCTTTATGGAAATATAGACTTAAGGACGGTACAACTTTCATTCAATGAGCAGGAGCTGGTGCGAGAAATCCTCGTGGATGAGGGGGCCATGGTCGAAAAGGGCCAGCTTCTCGCTATGCTCAGAGATAAGAGGCTTCTTGCACAATTACAGGAGGCAAAATCCATGGTGGAAGCCCAGGACCAGGTCCTCAGGCTTCTGGTTAACGGCACAAGACCCCAGGAAATCGCCAGAATAGAAGCCCAGCTTGAGGCTGCACAGGTTAAGGTCGCAAATGGTGAGCGGTTAGCCAAAAGACTCAAAGTTACCTCAGAGACAGGTGCAAGCACCATCCAGGACCTTGACAATGCCGTGGCTGAGCTCGATGTGGCAAGGGCTGAGTTTAATGTGGTAAAAGAGACGCTGGCCCTTGCCAGGGAGGGATTTCGGAGTGAAAAGATAGCTGAGGCAAGGGCTGTTCTGAAAGCGCAGCAGGCAAAGGTGATGCTGCTTCAGGAGCGTTTGAAAGATACTTTTCTTTACGCCCCTGCACCGGGAATCATAGAGAGCAGGATAATGGAGCCCGGTGAGTTGGCGGCACCGGGCCGTACGGTTTTGTCCCTTGCCCTTATGGCTCCTAAATGGGTTCGTGCCTACCTGGCTGAACCTGATCTTGGTTTTGTTGCCCAGGGCATGGAGGCCATGGTCCATAGTGATTCGTTTTCAGAGGCGTTTAAGGGCAAGGTCGGCTTTATTTCCTCTTCTGCAGAATTTACCCCTAAATCTATCCAGACCACTGAACTGCGAACCCAGTTGGTATATGAAATCCGTATCTGGCTGGATGATCCGGACAACCGGTTCCGGCTTGGAATGCCTGTTACTGTGGTTTTGAAAAAACGTGGATCAACCAATGCCGACACCAGGGTCAAACCCGAAACAAGGGCCAATCAGGGATAG
- a CDS encoding ATP-binding cassette domain-containing protein produces MDEVREIMGQPLGADFVLEACGLTMAYHPKGGETVRALSNVTFSACCGKVTGLVGPDGAGKTTCLRLAAGLLLPAAGDLKVLGLDVVRDIDKLRSRIGYMPQQFGLYEDLTVAENLNLHADLKSVPRNERPERYKKLLDMTALTSFTRRRAGQLSGGMKQKLGLACCLIKSPEILLLDEPTVGVDPVSRRDLWTIVGELVQRDGIGVVVATAYLDEADRCDQVVLLHQGKIIEMGAPSRFRMGLENRVFRATDRGGLGVRELQRQLYANPEVIDATIRSGRVRIVVKDASSARKLLDLLPAGVEIDPVAPVFEDGFMDRMTGRLGNQPVVVISEKKTRKNPDKGEVVVSVSGLIKKFGDFTAVEDIGFQVHRGQIFGLLGSNGAGKTTTFRMLCGLLPATGGEIDVAGYNLRTSPATARARLGYMAQQFSLYRQLSVVQNLKFYGRAYGLSGKKLKERVDWALQEFDLTGRAKRQAGDLPGGYRQRLAMAVAMVHEPEILFLDEPTSGADPLARREFWLRINGFSRDGVTIIVTTHFMEEAEFCDHMVIMSQGKNLAAGRPEDIRGLAVTPKNPDPTVEDAFIALTDTPSRRADVGDGND; encoded by the coding sequence ATGGATGAAGTGAGGGAAATAATGGGGCAGCCCCTGGGTGCAGATTTTGTACTTGAGGCATGTGGTCTCACCATGGCGTATCATCCTAAAGGCGGAGAAACTGTCCGGGCGCTCTCGAATGTGACCTTTTCGGCCTGTTGTGGCAAGGTAACAGGACTTGTGGGGCCCGATGGCGCTGGTAAGACAACCTGCCTGCGTCTCGCTGCGGGCCTCTTATTGCCTGCCGCAGGAGATCTCAAGGTTCTGGGACTTGACGTTGTCCGAGATATTGACAAGCTGCGCAGCCGGATCGGCTATATGCCCCAGCAGTTTGGCCTTTATGAAGATTTAACGGTGGCTGAGAACCTTAACTTACATGCCGACCTGAAATCTGTTCCAAGAAATGAGAGGCCTGAACGGTACAAAAAACTCCTTGATATGACAGCGCTTACTTCTTTTACACGCCGCAGGGCCGGTCAACTTTCCGGGGGTATGAAGCAGAAGCTGGGGCTTGCCTGCTGCCTGATAAAATCACCTGAAATACTTCTTCTGGATGAGCCCACTGTGGGAGTTGATCCGGTTTCAAGACGTGATCTCTGGACCATAGTTGGCGAATTGGTTCAAAGGGATGGGATCGGTGTCGTTGTCGCGACCGCCTATCTTGATGAGGCGGACCGGTGTGATCAGGTTGTCCTGCTCCACCAGGGAAAGATTATTGAGATGGGTGCGCCGTCCCGCTTTAGAATGGGGCTTGAAAACAGGGTCTTCAGAGCCACTGACAGGGGGGGGCTCGGGGTGCGGGAACTCCAGCGTCAGCTCTACGCGAATCCTGAAGTGATTGATGCCACCATTCGTTCTGGTCGGGTAAGGATTGTGGTAAAGGATGCATCCTCGGCCAGGAAGCTTCTTGATTTATTGCCGGCCGGGGTCGAGATTGATCCTGTTGCTCCCGTCTTTGAAGATGGGTTCATGGATAGAATGACAGGACGGCTGGGCAACCAGCCCGTGGTGGTCATTTCGGAAAAAAAAACGAGGAAAAATCCGGATAAGGGTGAAGTGGTTGTGTCTGTCTCAGGGCTTATAAAAAAATTTGGCGATTTCACTGCGGTGGAGGATATCGGATTTCAGGTGCACCGGGGACAGATATTCGGGCTGCTTGGTTCAAACGGTGCCGGAAAAACGACCACCTTTCGCATGTTGTGCGGGCTTTTGCCCGCTACCGGTGGTGAGATAGATGTGGCCGGATACAATCTGCGTACTTCGCCTGCCACGGCCAGGGCCCGTCTTGGTTATATGGCCCAGCAGTTTTCGCTGTATCGCCAGCTTTCCGTGGTCCAGAATTTGAAATTTTACGGCAGGGCCTATGGTCTGTCTGGAAAAAAATTAAAAGAAAGGGTGGATTGGGCTTTGCAGGAGTTTGACCTGACCGGAAGGGCAAAACGCCAGGCAGGAGATCTCCCCGGTGGATATCGCCAGCGGCTTGCCATGGCCGTTGCCATGGTGCATGAGCCGGAGATCCTGTTCCTGGACGAGCCCACCTCAGGTGCGGACCCCCTTGCAAGAAGGGAATTCTGGCTTCGGATTAACGGATTTTCAAGGGATGGAGTCACGATAATTGTTACCACACATTTTATGGAAGAGGCAGAATTCTGTGATCATATGGTAATCATGTCCCAGGGCAAAAACCTTGCTGCCGGTCGGCCGGAGGATATCAGGGGGTTGGCTGTCACCCCAAAAAATCCAGATCCGACGGTGGAAGACGCCTTTATCGCCCTGACAGATACCCCTTCCCGCCGGGCAGATGTGGGAGACGGCAATGACTGA
- a CDS encoding ABC transporter permease, with amino-acid sequence MTEGGSSAMRLAGFLKKETLQILRDPSSLLLGIVMPVVLLFIFGYGVSLDPKNVPVAMVLEDSGPEARELAARFELSPYFKPQMVYSVAQAKKRVDSGAVDGIFILGSDFSAQLAKAFRAEVQLVLNGVDANRTRLIQGYGLGIIGKWLDVRRARGEGGVLPPLIVEQRIWFNESADSTNFLVPGLLTLIMTLTGTLLTALVVAREWEKGTMEALLATPITPGEILLGKIIPYFILGMTGMLLSVILGVFLFNVPLRGSLMLLIALSGLFLLASLGFGLFISSATRVQFVAAMISVIAGFLPAFFLSGLLFDLESTPRLVQMISYLIPARYFVIISQTLFLAGNVWSTLLPAAGMLAVMAIVLIGATRKKLVRRLPQ; translated from the coding sequence ATGACTGAGGGAGGCAGCAGCGCCATGCGACTGGCAGGTTTTTTAAAAAAAGAGACCCTCCAGATTCTTCGGGATCCGTCCAGCCTTCTCCTTGGCATTGTTATGCCGGTGGTACTGCTCTTTATCTTTGGCTATGGCGTTTCCCTGGATCCGAAAAATGTTCCTGTTGCAATGGTCCTTGAAGACAGCGGTCCTGAAGCAAGGGAACTTGCCGCCCGTTTTGAACTTTCCCCCTACTTTAAACCCCAAATGGTGTATTCGGTGGCCCAGGCAAAAAAACGGGTTGATTCTGGGGCGGTTGATGGAATCTTTATTCTTGGCTCTGATTTCTCAGCACAGCTTGCAAAAGCGTTTCGGGCAGAGGTGCAGCTTGTATTAAACGGGGTGGATGCCAATCGCACCCGGCTGATCCAGGGATATGGTCTGGGGATTATCGGAAAATGGCTTGATGTTCGAAGGGCTAGGGGGGAAGGCGGTGTTCTTCCGCCCCTTATTGTTGAACAACGAATCTGGTTCAATGAATCGGCTGACTCCACCAATTTTCTGGTACCTGGTCTGCTGACCCTTATTATGACCCTCACTGGAACCCTTTTGACCGCCCTTGTTGTTGCCCGGGAATGGGAGAAAGGCACCATGGAGGCCTTGCTGGCAACCCCTATTACTCCGGGGGAAATACTGCTTGGTAAGATTATTCCCTATTTCATCCTCGGTATGACGGGAATGCTCCTGTCCGTAATCCTTGGTGTTTTTTTGTTCAATGTCCCCCTGCGTGGGTCTCTGATGCTTTTAATTGCATTGAGCGGGCTGTTTTTACTTGCGTCTTTAGGGTTTGGTCTCTTTATCTCTTCTGCTACCCGGGTCCAGTTTGTGGCAGCGATGATATCCGTTATAGCCGGTTTCCTTCCCGCATTTTTCCTTTCCGGCCTGCTGTTTGACCTGGAGAGTACGCCAAGGCTGGTCCAGATGATCAGTTATCTTATTCCGGCACGCTATTTTGTGATCATCAGCCAGACCCTTTTTCTGGCAGGTAATGTCTGGTCGACCCTTCTTCCAGCGGCCGGAATGCTGGCTGTAATGGCAATCGTCCTTATTGGTGCAACCAGGAAAAAACTGGTCCGGAGGCTACCCCAGTAA
- a CDS encoding ABC transporter permease produces MKILQRIITLILKEFSMVLRDPKSRVVVIVPPIIQFFVFGFAATYDLTDVRYAVLDQSRTVQSRELLARFEGSDNFRLVTTLSSDSQIPEMIDTGKARLVINIPADFSLKLAHGDQAGVQVIADGRNSNVAAIALGYVTSIVQQQGRQILTRRGQLAVEPSLELINRAWFNENLVSRWYIVSALGGVISMVVVMILSSLSVAREREFGTFDQLLVAPFRPFEILIGKAIPPIVFGLFDALLLSGAAVFVFKIPFHGSVSALVVILTVFVVAVVGVGLFVSSISTTMQQALLGSFIFMMPAVILGGFTTPIENMPDWLQTATYLNPLRYVVYGLREIYLAGGDLVSVWPLIWPMACIAAVTLPLAGWMFRRRTT; encoded by the coding sequence ATGAAAATTTTACAGCGGATAATCACCCTGATTCTCAAAGAATTCAGCATGGTGTTACGGGACCCCAAAAGCCGGGTTGTGGTGATCGTACCACCCATTATTCAGTTTTTTGTTTTTGGTTTTGCAGCAACCTATGATCTTACCGATGTGCGGTATGCGGTGTTGGATCAGTCCCGTACCGTTCAGTCCCGTGAGCTTCTGGCCCGGTTTGAGGGGTCGGATAATTTCAGGTTGGTGACAACCCTTAGCTCTGATAGCCAGATACCGGAAATGATCGATACCGGGAAGGCACGGCTTGTGATTAATATCCCTGCTGATTTCAGTCTAAAACTGGCCCATGGCGACCAGGCAGGGGTTCAGGTAATCGCGGACGGACGCAACTCCAATGTGGCCGCCATTGCCCTTGGCTATGTCACCTCAATCGTTCAACAACAGGGACGTCAAATTTTAACAAGAAGGGGACAACTGGCAGTCGAACCCTCCCTTGAATTGATCAACAGGGCCTGGTTTAACGAGAACCTGGTCAGTCGCTGGTATATTGTTTCTGCCCTTGGGGGAGTCATTTCAATGGTTGTTGTCATGATACTCTCGTCCCTTTCCGTTGCCAGGGAAAGGGAGTTTGGAACTTTTGATCAGCTCCTGGTGGCACCTTTCAGGCCCTTTGAAATTCTTATCGGCAAAGCGATACCGCCCATCGTGTTTGGTTTGTTCGACGCACTTCTGCTTTCGGGAGCAGCTGTTTTCGTCTTTAAAATCCCCTTCCACGGGTCTGTTTCGGCCCTTGTTGTCATTCTTACCGTTTTTGTGGTCGCCGTGGTCGGGGTGGGGCTTTTTGTTTCGTCAATTTCAACGACAATGCAGCAGGCACTGCTTGGTTCCTTTATATTTATGATGCCTGCCGTGATTCTGGGTGGCTTTACCACCCCCATCGAAAATATGCCGGACTGGCTTCAGACTGCAACCTATTTAAACCCACTGCGCTACGTTGTTTATGGCCTGAGGGAGATTTATCTTGCCGGTGGAGATCTTGTTTCCGTCTGGCCCCTGATCTGGCCCATGGCTTGTATTGCAGCCGTCACCCTGCCCCTTGCTGGCTGGATGTTCAGACGTCGGACCACATAA
- the cuyA gene encoding D-cysteate sulfo-lyase has translation MNLAQFPRRRYTEGQTPLEYLPNFTKALGGPEVYVKRDDLLGLTAGGNKTRKLEFLVADALNQGCDTLITCGAIQSNHCRLTLAAAVKEGMKCRLVLEERVPGTYDKHASGNNFLYHLLGVEDYKVVPAKTDMMAAMKEVAEDVAKAGRKAYIIPGGGSNPIGATGYVSCAQEIQSQLFEKGLNIDKVVVSSGSTGTHAGLITGFAGCNMNIPIYGINVSRDTEIQEKMVFDLVEKTADHVGIKGDIDSNLVKCFDAYWRPHYSLPNRRMVEAVSMLAQTEGILTDPIYTGKALAGLIDLSRKGTFKKGEKVMFVHTGGSPALYAYIPVILGDEKVEDE, from the coding sequence ATGAATCTAGCACAATTTCCAAGAAGGCGCTACACAGAAGGTCAGACACCCCTCGAATATCTACCCAACTTTACTAAGGCCCTTGGCGGACCTGAAGTTTATGTCAAGCGGGATGATCTTCTGGGACTTACAGCAGGTGGAAACAAGACACGTAAACTTGAGTTCCTTGTTGCAGACGCACTTAACCAGGGATGCGACACCCTTATCACCTGCGGTGCAATTCAGTCAAACCACTGCCGGCTGACACTTGCAGCTGCCGTAAAAGAGGGAATGAAATGCAGGCTTGTCCTTGAGGAGAGAGTCCCCGGTACCTATGACAAACATGCAAGCGGAAACAACTTTCTTTATCACCTGCTCGGTGTGGAAGATTATAAGGTTGTTCCTGCCAAGACCGATATGATGGCAGCCATGAAAGAGGTGGCCGAAGATGTTGCCAAGGCTGGCCGCAAGGCATATATCATCCCCGGTGGCGGTTCCAATCCCATCGGAGCGACCGGTTATGTATCCTGTGCCCAGGAAATTCAGAGTCAGTTGTTTGAAAAAGGTCTCAACATCGACAAAGTTGTTGTTTCAAGCGGCAGCACCGGTACCCATGCAGGCCTTATAACCGGATTTGCCGGGTGCAACATGAACATCCCCATCTATGGCATTAATGTAAGCCGTGACACAGAAATCCAGGAAAAGATGGTATTTGATCTGGTTGAAAAAACCGCAGATCATGTTGGAATAAAGGGTGACATTGATTCAAACCTTGTAAAATGCTTTGACGCATACTGGCGTCCCCATTACTCCCTGCCCAACAGACGAATGGTTGAGGCTGTCAGCATGCTCGCCCAGACCGAAGGCATCCTCACCGATCCCATCTATACAGGCAAGGCCCTTGCCGGTCTCATCGATCTGAGCAGAAAGGGGACCTTCAAGAAAGGAGAAAAAGTTATGTTTGTCCACACGGGTGGATCTCCTGCACTCTATGCCTATATCCCAGTAATCCTTGGAGACGAAAAGGTTGAGGACGAATAA
- a CDS encoding GntR family transcriptional regulator: MSKIKKQTYSDQVVHYIKEGILKGEFQPGSKVKEVELAHKLSISRAPIREALQILAKEGLIVSKPQKGKYVTTLTAKQIKDSYFTGGILEGAAVAAAMDRYTEEDITGLERLVQEMKAIAETKAPIENFAKLDNEFHGILFSRINNDLVYELCHRSCQGISKFLLFNHWIKLYTAHEIYQRHLRIVNALKKNDPIYLENTIREHYLDSGDRMSHYGVDVYEE; encoded by the coding sequence ATGTCAAAAATAAAAAAGCAAACTTACAGTGACCAAGTCGTTCATTATATAAAAGAAGGAATCCTCAAAGGAGAATTCCAGCCGGGAAGCAAAGTCAAGGAGGTGGAGCTGGCCCATAAACTATCCATCAGCCGGGCCCCCATACGTGAAGCTCTCCAGATTCTTGCTAAGGAAGGACTCATCGTTTCCAAACCCCAGAAGGGTAAATATGTTACCACTCTGACGGCCAAACAGATCAAGGACAGCTATTTCACCGGTGGTATTCTGGAAGGAGCCGCTGTGGCTGCGGCCATGGACCGCTATACAGAAGAGGACATTACAGGGCTTGAAAGGCTTGTCCAGGAAATGAAAGCCATTGCAGAGACGAAGGCTCCCATTGAAAATTTTGCAAAACTTGACAACGAATTCCACGGGATACTCTTTTCCAGGATAAACAACGATCTTGTATATGAACTCTGCCACAGATCCTGCCAGGGGATTTCAAAATTTCTTCTTTTCAACCACTGGATCAAACTGTACACGGCCCATGAGATCTACCAGCGCCACCTGAGAATTGTAAATGCCCTTAAAAAAAACGACCCCATATATCTGGAAAATACCATCAGAGAACATTATCTTGATTCAGGAGATCGCATGTCCCACTATGGGGTGGATGTGTACGAGGAATGA